Part of the Actinomycetota bacterium genome, CCAGTCCCACGAGCACCGTGCTGTTGCCGATCGGCATGACGTCGCCGCCTTCGAGCGACACTCCTTGGCTGAAATCCTCGACGGCGAAGCGCGTCGCGTCTCCCTCCGGCGGATACCAGAACTCGAACTCCGCGGCGACGAAGGCCGGATGGTACCGGTAGATGACCGAGAGATTCACGACTTCGAGGCGGCGTGCCGAGCGAAACAGCGGTGGCAGCACCACTCCGCCGTAGAGCCAGGCACTCGAATCGCGCGTGAAGACGGAGTTGGGCAGCGGAGGCAGGACGAACTCGTCGGGGTCGGCGAGCACGGCCCCCAGGGAATGCCGGGACAGCGAATCGAGATCGATACCGTCGAGCTCGCGGACGAGCGCGCCACCGATGAGCAGCTCGGAGAGACGCGAGGACGGTAGCTGCGCCAGGTAGGCGCGCAGCTCTTCGACCAACGACAGCCCCACCGTGAACGATGAGACCGCACTGCCGATGACCTCGTTGCGAGCCTCTTGCGAGGCCTCCAGCGTCTCGGCCAGAAGCTGCTCGACGTAGAGGACCTCTACGCCTCGCTCGCGGAGCGCGTCGGTGAACGCATCGTGCTCCGCCTGCGCGCGCTCGACCCACACGAGGTCGTCGAAGAGCAGGTCCTCGCGGTTCGCCGGAGTCAGGCGCTCGAGCGCGATGCCCGGCCGATGAACGAGCACGGTCCTGAGTCTGCCGGTTTCCGAGTAGACGCCGGGGCGCTGCACGTTGAGCCCGCTCCTTCTCGCGTCGCGGTCCCCACCAGGATGCCACGGACCGGGAGTCCGCGCGAGGTCACGTGCCAAACGGCTCGACATGCAGACGCAGCGACTGCCCCAAACGCTGTCGGCCCGCCACGAGTGGCGGGCCGACAGGTGACGGCGAATCTTGGAACGGAGGCTCTAGCGCAAGTACATGTCCTTGCACATGCCCGTTACTCCGTCATTAAGCGTGATCTTCACCTTGAGAGTCCCCGCTTGCCCCTTGATGGTCTTGGCGTTGAAGTGGTACGACGGCACGCCATTCTCGTACGAAACGAACGCCTGACCGTACGCCACCTGCGTGGTCGTGGTACCGGTTGTGTTGATGAGCTTGACGTCTACCATCGCGATCGCGGCGTCCGTCGGCCGACCATTGGCGTCGAGAACGGTGAACTTGACCGGCATCATCCTGCCAGCATTCCATGTGTGGTCGAGCGAGCCGGGAGGCAGGATCACACCGGGAGCAAAGG contains:
- a CDS encoding arginine deiminase, with amino-acid sequence MQRPGVYSETGRLRTVLVHRPGIALERLTPANREDLLFDDLVWVERAQAEHDAFTDALRERGVEVLYVEQLLAETLEASQEARNEVIGSAVSSFTVGLSLVEELRAYLAQLPSSRLSELLIGGALVRELDGIDLDSLSRHSLGAVLADPDEFVLPPLPNSVFTRDSSAWLYGGVVLPPLFRSARRLEVVNLSVIYRYHPAFVAAEFEFWYPPEGDATRFAVEDFSQGVSLEGGDVMPIGNSTVLVGLGERSTGRMVEHLARSLFSAGAAERIIVCRMVQERAYMHLDTVFNFVDRDTVTLFPQVVDQMRVYSIRPGARGSMFDVAEEEGLLPAIADALGVGKLRVVPTGGDSFQSAREQWDDANNVVAVEPGVVIGYSKNTHTNRALRAAGIEVIEVEGSELGKGRGGCHCMTCPIVREAVDGHPIRAGRLS